The following nucleotide sequence is from Chloracidobacterium validum.
AGAATTAGGCAGCTCGCGGAAGCCGCCAGGAAAGAAGGGCTCAGCTTTTAGGGAGCCGACTTCAAGGTTAGGATTATAGACATGAAGAATAAAATTGTGAGAAGCTCGGATGAACTTGAACTAAAGGACTCCGTAATTTCAATAAAGCGAGTCACTAAAGTGGTCAAAGGTGGTAAGAATATGAGCTTTAGTGCACTTGTCATTGTAGGTAATGGTAACGGTATAGTTGGCTTCGGAAGTGGCAAGGCATCAGAAGTTCCTATCGCCATAAAAAAAGGTATAGAGTCTGCCAAAAAAAATTTGATAAAAGTTACTTTGCACAAAGGGACATTGCCGCATGAAGTAGTTGGTAAGTTTGGCGCTGGCAAAGTGCTCATAAAACCAGCTAAAGAAGGTAAAGGGGTCATAGCTGGTGCGGCTCTAAGATCTGTTCTGCAGGTTCTTGGTGTTCGAGATGCCGTTACAAAAGTTCTTGGTTCAAATAACCCTGCAAACATCGTGAGAGCTACATTTAATGGTCTGTCAAATGTACGTTCAAGAGAACAGGTTGCTCTTGCAAGGGGAAAAAACTTAACTGATATCTAAAACAGACAAGGACTAAGAGAAGATGCTCAGCTTGAGTAGCCTGTCACAAGTTGTAAGAAGCTCCAAAAAAAGAGTCGGTCGTGGACCTGGCTCTGGCCTAGGGAAAACATCAGGTCGAGGTGTCAAGGGACAGAAGTCAAGGTCTGGTTTTACCTCCAAGCGCGGATTTGAAGGTGGACAGATGCCTTTACATAGGCGGCTTCCGAAGAGAGGTGATTTGCGGGGAAGGAAAAATGTGGAAAATAAAAATGCCGCCATCCTTGATATTGCAAAACTGCTCTCTTGCTATGAGTCAGATGCCCAGATATCTATCCAGTCTTTGATAGATAAGGGGCTTGTCAAAGGTGAGAAGAAAAAAGTAAAAATAATAGGATCTGCAACCAGTGATAAAAAATTCAATTTCATAGATGTAATGACTTCTTTGAGTGTGAAGTCTAACTTTGGGCAGTAATGTAATGAGCATAATTGATACTACAAAAAGTGTTATTACCAACATAGCACAGTCAAAAGATGTTCGGAGTAGATTAATATTTGCCCTGGGCATGCTCTTGATTTATAGGTTAGGCAGTCACGTACGTGTGCCAGGGATAGATCAGGATCGACTTAAACTAATTTGGCAGAATTTACAAGGATCATTAGTTGGTGTTCTTGACTTATTTTCAGGTGGAAACCTAAAAGTCATATCTATATTTGCTTTAGGCATTACACCATACATAACAGCTTCAATAGTTATCCAGCTACTCACCGTAGCTATTCCATCATTGAAAAAATTGCAAGAAGAAGGCGATGCCGGAAGGCGTAAAATTAACCAATATACAAGATATTCGACTATAGGACTTTCACTTATTCAGTCTACAGCCATAACATTTTGGATATTATCACAACCAGGACTTGTCAATATAACTCAAAGCATTTTTGTCCCAGTTGCAGTTATAACACTGACTACTGGAACAGCGTTGGTCATGTGGATAGGAGAGCAGATAACAGAGAGAGGAATTGGTAATGGTATTAGTTTGCTGATATTTGCTGGGATAGTGGTTAGGTTCCCATCCACGCTCCTTCAATTCTTCGACAAGCTTGGAAATGATCCTGTCTCTGCACTTGAGTCCTTACTCATAGTAGCTCTGCTCTTAGCTCTTGTCATTACAATTGTTTTCGTGGAAAAAGCATACCGCGCTATTCCTATAGAGTATGCCAAGCGTAAGATGGAAGGATCTCAGTCCAAATCTTCTTATATACCCTTGAAGATCAACATGTCAGGTGTCATTCCCGTCATTTTCGCTTCCTCTTTACTTGCATTTCCACTGACGATAGCCCAATTTTCCAACGTAGATAGTTCAGTTGCCGACTTCTTGACTAGAGTATTACGCCCAAGCCATCCCATATACGAACTGGTCTTTACTATTGGAATTATATTTTTCTCGTTTTTTTATGTTTCTGTGATATTTGATGTCCAAGAAGTGTCTAACAATCTTCGCAAGTATGGCAGTTATATTCCAACTGTGCGGCCTGGGAAATCAACAGCTGATTACCTTTCACTTATTTTG
It contains:
- the rplO gene encoding 50S ribosomal protein L15, which gives rise to MLSLSSLSQVVRSSKKRVGRGPGSGLGKTSGRGVKGQKSRSGFTSKRGFEGGQMPLHRRLPKRGDLRGRKNVENKNAAILDIAKLLSCYESDAQISIQSLIDKGLVKGEKKKVKIIGSATSDKKFNFIDVMTSLSVKSNFGQ
- the secY gene encoding preprotein translocase subunit SecY: MSIIDTTKSVITNIAQSKDVRSRLIFALGMLLIYRLGSHVRVPGIDQDRLKLIWQNLQGSLVGVLDLFSGGNLKVISIFALGITPYITASIVIQLLTVAIPSLKKLQEEGDAGRRKINQYTRYSTIGLSLIQSTAITFWILSQPGLVNITQSIFVPVAVITLTTGTALVMWIGEQITERGIGNGISLLIFAGIVVRFPSTLLQFFDKLGNDPVSALESLLIVALLLALVITIVFVEKAYRAIPIEYAKRKMEGSQSKSSYIPLKINMSGVIPVIFASSLLAFPLTIAQFSNVDSSVADFLTRVLRPSHPIYELVFTIGIIFFSFFYVSVIFDVQEVSNNLRKYGSYIPTVRPGKSTADYLSLILNRLTLVGAIYLSFICFVPQFIASGLDVAELPIIGDWLYTAISTNNVLSWIVKGFGYTFYFGGTSLLIAVGVSMDTAQQVEARLLTKKYESSSGVRVRGRRALQEANDAQ
- the rpsE gene encoding 30S ribosomal protein S5 — translated: MKNKIVRSSDELELKDSVISIKRVTKVVKGGKNMSFSALVIVGNGNGIVGFGSGKASEVPIAIKKGIESAKKNLIKVTLHKGTLPHEVVGKFGAGKVLIKPAKEGKGVIAGAALRSVLQVLGVRDAVTKVLGSNNPANIVRATFNGLSNVRSREQVALARGKNLTDI